One part of the Hyalangium ruber genome encodes these proteins:
- the wecB gene encoding non-hydrolyzing UDP-N-acetylglucosamine 2-epimerase, with translation MKKVLHIVGARPNFMKVAPIHKAIAQRGRLSQILVHTGQHYDVKMSDVFFTDLGMPAPDVYLGIGSGSHAEQTARIMIELEKVFLREKPDLVSVVGDVNSTLAGALVASKMGIRISHVEAGLRSFDTTMPEEINRIVTDRLADLLLTPSQDGDANLLKEGVDPSRIHFVGNVMIDTLLASKAQAEKLSTLQELGLTAGNYAVCTLHRASNVDDPKVLGGLLSALAHVAGRMPILFPVHPRTRKMLADQGLSGMLERTPALRLVEPMGYLEFLALTSQARLILTDSGGLQEESTALGVPCLTLRENTERPITVEQGTNLVVGTDPVRISQEADRILDGQGKQGRVPALWDGRSAERIAELYERVLGAGSEELRATA, from the coding sequence ATGAAGAAGGTTCTCCATATCGTCGGCGCGCGCCCCAACTTCATGAAGGTGGCGCCCATCCACAAGGCCATCGCCCAGCGCGGTCGGCTCTCGCAGATCCTCGTCCACACCGGCCAGCACTACGACGTGAAGATGAGTGATGTCTTCTTCACCGACCTGGGCATGCCCGCGCCGGACGTCTACCTGGGCATCGGCTCGGGCAGCCACGCGGAGCAGACCGCCCGCATCATGATCGAGCTGGAGAAGGTCTTCCTGCGCGAGAAGCCAGACCTCGTCTCCGTGGTGGGTGACGTCAACAGCACCCTGGCCGGCGCCCTGGTGGCCTCGAAGATGGGCATCCGCATCTCCCACGTGGAGGCGGGCCTGCGCAGCTTCGACACCACCATGCCCGAGGAGATCAACCGCATCGTCACGGACCGACTCGCGGACCTGCTCCTCACGCCCTCTCAGGATGGCGACGCCAACCTCCTCAAGGAGGGCGTGGACCCGTCCCGCATCCACTTCGTGGGCAACGTGATGATCGACACGCTGCTCGCCTCCAAGGCCCAGGCCGAGAAGCTCTCCACGCTCCAGGAGCTGGGGCTCACCGCCGGCAACTACGCGGTGTGTACGCTCCACCGGGCCTCCAACGTGGATGATCCGAAGGTGCTGGGCGGGCTCCTGTCCGCGCTGGCCCACGTGGCCGGGCGGATGCCCATCCTCTTTCCGGTCCACCCGCGCACGCGCAAGATGTTGGCCGACCAGGGCCTGAGCGGCATGCTCGAGCGCACTCCGGCGCTGCGCCTCGTGGAGCCCATGGGCTACCTGGAGTTCCTCGCGCTCACCTCGCAGGCTCGGCTCATCCTCACCGACTCGGGCGGCCTTCAGGAGGAGTCCACGGCGCTGGGCGTGCCGTGCCTCACGCTGCGCGAGAACACCGAGCGCCCCATCACCGTGGAGCAGGGCACCAACCTCGTCGTCGGCACCGACCCGGTGCGCATCAGCCAGGAGGCGGACCGCATCCTCGACGGCCAGGGCAAGCAGGGCCGGGTGCCGGCGCTGTGGGATGGGCGCTCCGCCGAGCGCATCGCCGAGCTGTACGAGCGCGTGCTGGGCGCGGGCTCCGAGGAGCTGCGCGCCACGGCGTGA
- the yhbY gene encoding ribosome assembly RNA-binding protein YhbY yields the protein MPLTGKQRRALRAKGHHLEPVVLVGQSGVTEGVLSALTQALNDHELIKVKINEGPETRHEAAERMAQGTGSELVQLLGRTALLFKKRKEDSEFDDL from the coding sequence GTGCCGCTCACCGGCAAGCAGCGCCGCGCCCTGCGCGCGAAGGGGCACCACCTGGAGCCCGTGGTTCTCGTAGGTCAGTCCGGCGTCACCGAGGGCGTGCTGAGCGCCCTGACGCAGGCGCTGAACGACCACGAGCTCATCAAGGTGAAGATCAACGAGGGCCCGGAGACGCGGCACGAGGCCGCCGAGCGCATGGCACAGGGCACCGGCTCGGAGCTGGTGCAGCTGCTGGGGCGCACGGCGCTGCTCTTCAAGAAGCGCAAGGAGGACTCGGAGTTCGACGACCTGTGA
- a CDS encoding RluA family pseudouridine synthase, with protein sequence MSEKSAEIPTSGEAAEGYVDIEYVVEPNYAGWRLDRYLNEKIRRLSLARIRGIIQRGLICEHRLTPSTLVYPGLIFSIRRRASDEPDTPTELPIAFQDDWLLVLDKPAGLPIHPSARYQTGTLTTLLRERFGEHFAEPAHRLDRETSGLVVCGRTTESCRVLGRLFVSRDVHKEYLAICEGHPPEDTFFVDAPIAEGTALIRIAVRIDAVQGKESRTRFQVLQRFTRDGEPFALLRCYPETGRQHQIRIHLHAAGFPLVGDKMYGPDPGYFDRFSKHCLEPEAWVRLRLPRHALHAAHLSFPHPGTGERVTFDSPLPGDLVDFMEGRNGEKTQG encoded by the coding sequence ATGAGCGAGAAGAGCGCGGAAATCCCTACCTCGGGCGAGGCGGCCGAGGGCTACGTCGACATCGAGTACGTCGTGGAGCCCAACTACGCCGGCTGGCGCTTGGACCGCTACCTCAACGAGAAGATCCGCCGCCTGTCCCTCGCGCGCATCCGGGGCATCATCCAGCGGGGCCTCATCTGTGAGCACCGCCTCACGCCCTCCACGCTGGTCTACCCGGGGCTCATCTTCAGCATCCGCCGCCGCGCCAGCGACGAGCCGGACACGCCGACCGAGCTGCCGATCGCCTTCCAGGACGACTGGCTCCTCGTGCTCGACAAGCCCGCGGGCCTGCCCATCCACCCCAGCGCCCGCTACCAGACGGGCACGTTGACGACCTTGCTGCGGGAGCGCTTTGGCGAGCACTTCGCCGAGCCCGCCCACCGCCTGGACCGCGAGACGAGCGGGCTCGTCGTCTGTGGGCGCACCACCGAGTCGTGCCGCGTGCTGGGGCGTCTCTTCGTCTCTCGCGACGTCCATAAGGAGTATCTCGCCATCTGCGAGGGCCACCCGCCCGAGGACACCTTCTTCGTGGACGCGCCCATCGCCGAGGGCACCGCGCTCATCCGCATCGCCGTGCGCATCGACGCCGTGCAGGGCAAGGAGAGTCGCACCCGCTTCCAGGTGCTCCAGCGCTTCACCCGCGACGGGGAGCCCTTCGCCCTGCTGCGCTGCTATCCGGAGACGGGTCGCCAGCACCAGATCCGCATTCACCTGCACGCGGCGGGCTTTCCCCTCGTGGGGGACAAGATGTACGGCCCCGATCCGGGCTACTTCGACCGTTTCAGCAAGCACTGCCTGGAGCCCGAGGCCTGGGTGCGCCTGCGCCTGCCCCGCCACGCGCTCCACGCCGCCCATCTCTCCTTTCCCCATCCGGGGACCGGGGAGCGGGTGACGTTCGACTCACCGCTGCCGGGGGACCTGGTCGACTTCATGGAGGGCAGGAACGGCGAGAAAACTCAGGGGTAG
- the kdsB gene encoding 3-deoxy-manno-octulosonate cytidylyltransferase, with translation MASLRTVAVIPARHASTRFPGKPLALIAGRAMVEHVWRRCQESHAFDEVLVATDDVRIQEAVARFGGTAVMTSPDCATGTDRVAEVARGRPGVDVWVNVQGDEPLLDPEALKVLAGLFSDSAVEMGTLVRPLEAAEVPNPNVVKAVLARNGDALYFSRAALPFIREAGHEGSVQRWAHIGLYGYRHETLRKLASLTPTPLEEAEKLEQLRALEHGLRIRCGQVRWSTVAVDVPEDVARVEAVLRARGSGPAVL, from the coding sequence ATGGCCTCTCTCCGGACCGTCGCCGTCATCCCCGCCCGCCATGCCAGCACCCGCTTCCCTGGCAAGCCGCTCGCCCTCATCGCCGGCCGGGCCATGGTGGAGCATGTGTGGCGCCGCTGTCAGGAATCCCACGCCTTCGATGAGGTGCTGGTGGCCACGGACGATGTGCGCATCCAGGAGGCGGTGGCGCGCTTCGGCGGCACGGCGGTGATGACGAGCCCCGACTGCGCCACGGGGACGGACCGGGTGGCGGAGGTGGCGCGGGGCCGCCCGGGCGTGGACGTGTGGGTGAACGTGCAGGGCGACGAGCCGCTGTTGGACCCGGAGGCGCTGAAGGTGCTGGCGGGGCTGTTCTCGGACTCGGCCGTGGAGATGGGCACGCTGGTCCGGCCGCTGGAGGCCGCCGAGGTGCCCAACCCGAACGTGGTGAAGGCGGTGCTGGCGCGCAACGGGGACGCGCTCTACTTCAGCCGGGCGGCGCTGCCCTTCATCCGGGAGGCGGGGCACGAGGGCAGCGTGCAGCGGTGGGCGCACATCGGCCTGTACGGCTATCGGCACGAGACGCTGCGGAAGCTGGCCTCGCTGACCCCTACGCCTCTGGAAGAGGCGGAGAAGCTGGAGCAACTCCGGGCGCTGGAGCACGGCCTGCGCATCCGCTGCGGGCAGGTGCGCTGGAGCACGGTGGCCGTGGACGTGCCCGAGGACGTAGCCCGCGTGGAGGCGGTGCTGCGCGCCCGGGGCTCAGGGCCCGCTGTCTTGTGA
- a CDS encoding aldo/keto reductase gives MEKRVFGVTGVAVPFLGQGTWQMENDDRASAVRALQVGMDLGMTHIDTAELYGRGRVEESIVSEAIAGRRDSVFLVSKVMPSHATYEGTLKACERSLQRLKTDRLDCYLLHWPGAHPLEDTVRAFEKLVQDGKVRSWGVSNFGVEELEETVRIAGPGRMACNQVLYHLEERAIEHTVLPWCERANIAVVGYSPFGNGRFPRADSPRGRVLASIAKAHGASPFQVALRFLVRRPSLFAIPKASKEAHARDNAAAATLELSAEELARIDAAFPLGHDTGDLPVI, from the coding sequence ATGGAGAAGCGCGTCTTTGGCGTCACGGGTGTAGCCGTTCCGTTCCTCGGTCAGGGCACCTGGCAGATGGAGAACGATGACCGAGCAAGCGCCGTTCGGGCGCTCCAGGTCGGCATGGACCTGGGCATGACGCACATCGACACGGCGGAACTCTACGGCCGGGGCAGGGTGGAGGAGTCCATCGTCTCCGAGGCCATCGCCGGTCGTCGAGACAGCGTGTTCCTGGTCTCCAAGGTGATGCCCTCCCACGCCACCTACGAGGGGACCCTGAAGGCGTGCGAGCGCAGCCTCCAACGCCTGAAGACCGACCGACTGGACTGCTACCTGCTGCACTGGCCGGGGGCCCACCCGCTGGAGGACACCGTCCGCGCCTTCGAGAAGCTGGTTCAGGACGGCAAGGTGCGCTCCTGGGGCGTGAGCAACTTCGGCGTCGAGGAGCTGGAGGAGACCGTCCGCATCGCCGGTCCGGGCCGCATGGCCTGCAATCAGGTGCTCTACCACCTGGAGGAGCGCGCCATCGAGCACACCGTGCTCCCCTGGTGCGAGCGCGCCAATATCGCCGTCGTGGGCTACAGCCCCTTTGGCAATGGGCGCTTTCCCCGCGCCGACAGCCCAAGGGGGCGGGTGCTGGCCTCCATCGCCAAGGCGCATGGCGCCAGCCCGTTCCAGGTGGCTCTGCGGTTCCTCGTTCGCCGGCCTTCTTTGTTCGCCATCCCCAAGGCGAGCAAGGAGGCGCATGCGCGCGACAACGCAGCGGCCGCCACGCTGGAGCTGTCCGCGGAGGAGCTGGCCCGGATCGACGCGGCCTTCCCGCTTGGACACGACACGGGAGACCTTCCCGTCATCTGA
- a CDS encoding fused MFS/spermidine synthase translates to MNARAWKIAPLLFGSGLCALVYQTAWQRELRLIFGASTAASAAVLAIFMAGLGLGGALLGPRADKHRRPLELYGNLEGLIALSAAATPVLVWLAREVYVALGGTVALGMAGGSVVRLVLSALLLAVPTLLMGGTLPAVARAAETTGDVRRRALAVLYGVNTLGAVAGAALSTFFLFEVFGTQQTLWLACLLNGLIAMAARVMSRSMPEQEASSAAAEPAPEAEPARFAPPPRTFVLAAAAAVGFAFLLMELVWYRMLSPLLGGSTFTFGLILIIALLGIGLGGGAYAAWGRDRPATVRGFALTCLAEALFIAVPYALGDRVAVFAMMLRSLEGFGFIGLVMSWSAVAALVILPAAFISGVQFPLLLALLGRGRENVGKEVGLAYAWNTVGAIIGSLAGGFGVMPLLTAPGTWRLVVGLLLVLGAAALVLALLRERQVGRLWLPAVAGALAVMMLMAPGPSAAWRHNPIGAGRARLERPTFNRLREWASTPQRELMLEFEGVESSVGVLVKDGSAFYVNGKSDGNSIGDASTQVMSGMVGMLLHPQPRQALVIGLGTGSSAGWIGAVPDVERVDVVEIEPAILKFAEHAAPVNMNVMSNPKVHTFIGDAREVLLASKQRYDIILSEPSNPYRAGISSLFTQDFYQAVRQRMAPGGIFIQWLQAYEIDATTVRSAYATLASEFPAVETWQTNGGDLLLVATEAPIVYDADRMRARLAQEPFRKAALVAWSTDELEGVLAHYIGSDALARKLAEGHEAFINTDDLSFMEFAIARTVGRSESSKIPAMLRTGALSLQASQPALSRGAVDWARVEVQRVTVATATRGVLLTQPQNPDRATVGHQEFIKLVQRGDFPAAVSKWREGGWQPKGLLELTWVSQALAQTGDEAALPFIEQLRPLAAMEAEALLGVLRLRQGRWTEAAGAFEQAYVWLSKEPWGQRTVTALLLEATQELARKERSLGLRLYAHLEQPFAGYALQAERQRVRVNLARRLDWGGLCQKALEPYQEHPLWRQRFLADRYECYEHHKDPLREQAMASLSAFLVDEPPLLWEGEMAGPGGQRQEEPEAPASASSQDSGP, encoded by the coding sequence ATGAACGCACGTGCTTGGAAGATTGCCCCGCTCCTCTTTGGCTCGGGGTTGTGCGCGCTGGTCTACCAGACCGCGTGGCAGCGTGAGCTGCGCCTGATCTTTGGCGCCTCCACCGCCGCGTCGGCGGCTGTGCTGGCCATCTTCATGGCCGGCCTGGGCCTGGGTGGAGCGCTGCTGGGGCCTCGCGCCGACAAGCACCGCCGCCCACTGGAGCTGTACGGCAACCTGGAAGGCCTCATCGCCCTGAGCGCGGCGGCCACGCCCGTTCTCGTGTGGCTGGCCCGCGAGGTGTACGTCGCGCTGGGCGGCACCGTGGCGCTGGGCATGGCCGGGGGCAGCGTGGTGCGCCTGGTGCTCTCGGCGCTGCTGCTGGCCGTGCCTACGCTGCTGATGGGCGGCACCCTGCCGGCCGTGGCCCGCGCGGCGGAGACGACCGGGGACGTGCGTCGGCGCGCGCTGGCCGTGCTCTATGGAGTGAACACCCTGGGCGCCGTGGCCGGAGCGGCCCTGTCCACCTTCTTCCTCTTCGAGGTCTTCGGAACCCAGCAGACGCTGTGGCTGGCCTGTCTCCTCAATGGGCTCATCGCCATGGCGGCCCGGGTCATGTCGCGCTCGATGCCGGAGCAGGAGGCTTCCTCCGCTGCCGCCGAGCCCGCTCCCGAGGCCGAGCCCGCCCGCTTCGCTCCGCCCCCGCGCACGTTCGTGCTGGCCGCCGCCGCCGCGGTGGGCTTCGCCTTCCTGCTGATGGAGCTGGTCTGGTACCGAATGCTCAGCCCGCTGCTGGGGGGCTCCACCTTCACCTTCGGGCTCATCCTCATCATCGCGCTGCTGGGCATCGGCCTGGGAGGCGGTGCCTACGCGGCATGGGGACGGGACCGGCCCGCCACGGTGCGGGGCTTTGCCCTTACGTGCCTCGCGGAGGCGCTCTTCATCGCCGTGCCCTATGCCCTCGGGGACCGGGTGGCGGTGTTCGCCATGATGCTGCGCTCGCTCGAGGGCTTCGGCTTCATCGGACTGGTGATGAGCTGGTCCGCGGTGGCTGCGCTCGTCATCCTCCCGGCGGCCTTCATCTCCGGCGTCCAGTTCCCCCTGCTGCTGGCGCTGCTGGGGCGTGGGCGGGAGAACGTCGGCAAGGAAGTGGGACTCGCGTACGCGTGGAACACGGTGGGCGCCATCATCGGCTCCCTGGCCGGCGGCTTCGGGGTGATGCCGCTGCTGACAGCTCCTGGAACGTGGCGGCTCGTGGTCGGCCTGCTGCTGGTGCTCGGCGCGGCGGCCCTGGTGCTGGCGCTGCTCCGCGAGCGGCAGGTCGGCAGATTGTGGCTGCCCGCCGTCGCGGGCGCCCTGGCCGTGATGATGCTCATGGCGCCCGGTCCCAGCGCCGCCTGGCGGCACAACCCCATCGGCGCGGGACGTGCCCGGCTGGAGCGCCCCACCTTCAACCGGCTGCGCGAGTGGGCCAGCACCCCGCAGCGCGAGCTGATGCTGGAGTTCGAGGGCGTCGAGAGCAGCGTGGGCGTGCTCGTGAAGGATGGCAGCGCCTTCTACGTGAACGGCAAGTCGGACGGGAACAGCATCGGGGATGCGTCCACCCAGGTGATGAGCGGGATGGTGGGCATGCTCCTCCACCCGCAGCCGCGCCAGGCGCTCGTCATCGGCCTGGGCACGGGCAGCTCCGCCGGGTGGATCGGCGCCGTGCCGGACGTGGAGCGGGTGGATGTGGTGGAGATCGAGCCTGCCATCCTCAAGTTCGCCGAGCACGCCGCGCCGGTGAACATGAACGTGATGTCCAACCCCAAGGTTCACACCTTCATCGGGGATGCGCGCGAGGTGCTGCTCGCCTCGAAGCAGCGCTACGACATCATCCTGTCCGAGCCCTCCAACCCCTACCGCGCCGGCATCTCCAGCCTCTTCACCCAGGACTTCTACCAGGCGGTGCGGCAGCGCATGGCCCCGGGCGGCATCTTCATCCAGTGGCTCCAGGCGTATGAGATCGACGCCACGACGGTGCGGAGCGCCTACGCCACGCTCGCCTCGGAGTTCCCGGCGGTGGAGACGTGGCAGACCAACGGGGGTGACTTGCTGCTGGTCGCCACCGAGGCGCCCATCGTCTACGACGCCGACCGGATGCGGGCGCGGCTGGCCCAGGAGCCCTTCCGCAAGGCCGCCCTCGTCGCGTGGTCCACCGACGAGCTGGAGGGCGTGCTGGCCCACTACATCGGCAGTGACGCGCTGGCCCGGAAGCTGGCGGAGGGCCACGAGGCCTTCATCAACACCGATGATCTGTCCTTCATGGAGTTCGCCATCGCCCGGACGGTGGGGCGCTCGGAGTCCTCGAAGATTCCCGCCATGCTGCGCACCGGGGCCCTCTCCCTGCAGGCCTCGCAGCCCGCCCTGAGCCGGGGCGCGGTCGACTGGGCGCGCGTGGAGGTGCAGCGCGTGACCGTGGCGACCGCCACCCGGGGCGTGCTGTTGACGCAGCCGCAGAACCCCGACCGTGCCACCGTGGGCCACCAGGAGTTCATCAAGCTGGTTCAGCGCGGGGACTTCCCGGCGGCCGTGAGCAAGTGGCGCGAGGGTGGGTGGCAGCCCAAGGGCCTGCTGGAGCTGACGTGGGTGTCGCAGGCGCTCGCGCAGACCGGGGACGAGGCCGCGCTACCGTTCATCGAGCAGCTGCGGCCCCTGGCGGCCATGGAGGCGGAGGCGCTGCTCGGCGTCCTGCGGCTGCGGCAGGGCCGGTGGACCGAGGCGGCGGGCGCCTTCGAGCAGGCCTATGTCTGGTTGTCCAAGGAGCCCTGGGGCCAGCGCACCGTGACCGCCCTGCTGCTGGAGGCCACGCAGGAGCTGGCGCGCAAGGAGCGCTCCCTGGGACTGCGCCTGTACGCCCACCTGGAGCAGCCGTTCGCCGGCTACGCGCTCCAGGCCGAGCGGCAGCGGGTGCGGGTGAACCTGGCTCGCCGGTTGGACTGGGGCGGCCTGTGTCAGAAGGCGCTCGAGCCCTACCAGGAGCACCCGCTGTGGCGGCAGCGCTTCCTGGCCGATCGCTACGAGTGCTACGAGCACCACAAGGATCCGCTGCGCGAGCAGGCCATGGCCTCGCTCAGCGCCTTCCTCGTCGATGAGCCGCCCCTGCTCTGGGAGGGGGAGATGGCGGGGCCCGGCGGCCAGCGCCAGGAGGAGCCCGAGGCCCCCGCGTCCGCGAGCTCACAAGACAGCGGGCCCTGA
- a CDS encoding PAS domain-containing sensor histidine kinase, which translates to MRVTSEEPPARDSGVWAAMELQTEFHRGGDVRQLCARLLGLLLEQTRSGYGFVGELFPEAASAPRFRALASTPTCWMDALERAPDSELAALFNDASALRGLPLSPGGAPVSTFLLLPLEVRRERVGMIGLANRPGGYDAELIGALQPLLTVGAVLVQGSHAEQRRQRTEEALRQAQANTERLSLALGCVEDGFWELDLPTETLHPSRRFLELVGKLPGELEHTIAAWGRLCHPEDVAEVQRMFAEQPGGDAPRIQFTYRARRPDGTWAWILCRAQVVERDAQGRAVRVMGTDFDITVHKQTEERLSALIQAIPDLIFRIGVDGTFIDYNAGNPEPTALPPSVFLGKRIQDLPLPKPFIELTLTQVQRVIREGGTAVYEYQLGKPPLGLQHYEARAVRSGPDEAVCIVRNITERKLSEERQAQLIQGEKLALMGQLAAGVAHEINNPVSYVTSNLRSLGRYLTDLTPLLRSQRELMDSLKRGEPPPAEQLTRARELWAGQDTEFLLQDMTDIVRESLDGSRRIKEIAQGLRTFSREEEEQPQHVDLNEELESTLRMVWNELKYKCELKRDFGELPLVACYPTQLAQVFTNLLVNASQAIEKWGEIRVRTRQEGDEVVVSISDTGKGMDPETLARLATPFFTTKPRGQGTGLGLYVSYGIIARHKGRVEVRSEPGKGTTFTLHLPLVQEERPSGAMA; encoded by the coding sequence ATGCGTGTGACGTCGGAGGAGCCTCCAGCCCGCGACTCCGGGGTGTGGGCCGCGATGGAGCTCCAGACGGAGTTCCATCGGGGAGGTGACGTGCGGCAGCTCTGCGCCCGGCTGCTCGGGTTGCTCCTCGAACAGACCCGGAGCGGGTACGGGTTCGTGGGCGAGCTCTTCCCGGAGGCGGCGTCCGCTCCCCGCTTCCGGGCCCTGGCCTCCACGCCTACGTGTTGGATGGACGCGCTGGAGCGCGCCCCGGACTCAGAGCTCGCCGCGCTCTTCAATGATGCTTCGGCCCTCCGGGGCCTCCCGCTCTCACCGGGAGGCGCCCCCGTGAGCACCTTCCTGCTCTTGCCCCTCGAGGTGCGGCGGGAGCGGGTGGGGATGATCGGCCTGGCGAACCGACCCGGCGGCTATGACGCCGAGCTCATCGGCGCCCTCCAGCCCCTGCTGACCGTTGGGGCCGTCCTCGTGCAGGGCTCGCACGCCGAGCAGCGGCGGCAACGGACCGAGGAGGCGCTACGGCAGGCCCAGGCGAACACGGAGCGCCTGAGCCTGGCTCTAGGCTGCGTGGAGGATGGCTTCTGGGAGCTGGACCTCCCCACCGAGACGCTGCACCCGAGCCGACGCTTCCTGGAGCTGGTGGGCAAACTCCCCGGCGAGCTGGAGCACACCATCGCCGCGTGGGGCCGCCTGTGCCACCCCGAGGACGTGGCGGAGGTCCAGCGCATGTTCGCAGAGCAGCCGGGAGGAGACGCGCCCCGCATCCAGTTCACCTACCGGGCGCGGCGCCCCGATGGCACCTGGGCGTGGATCCTCTGCCGGGCCCAGGTGGTGGAGCGCGATGCGCAGGGCCGTGCGGTGCGGGTGATGGGCACCGACTTCGACATCACCGTCCACAAGCAGACCGAGGAGCGCCTGAGCGCGCTGATCCAGGCCATCCCGGACCTCATCTTTCGCATCGGCGTCGATGGCACCTTCATCGACTACAACGCCGGGAACCCGGAGCCGACGGCGCTGCCGCCCTCGGTGTTCCTGGGCAAGCGCATCCAGGACCTGCCTCTGCCCAAGCCCTTCATCGAGCTGACGCTCACCCAGGTACAGCGGGTCATCCGCGAGGGCGGCACGGCCGTCTACGAGTACCAGCTGGGCAAGCCGCCCTTGGGGCTCCAGCACTACGAGGCACGCGCGGTCCGCAGCGGGCCGGACGAGGCCGTCTGCATCGTGCGCAACATCACCGAGCGCAAGCTCTCCGAGGAGCGCCAGGCGCAGCTCATCCAGGGCGAGAAGCTGGCGCTGATGGGACAGCTCGCCGCGGGCGTCGCGCACGAGATCAACAACCCGGTGAGCTACGTGACGAGCAACCTGCGCTCCCTGGGCCGATACCTGACGGACCTCACGCCGCTGCTGCGCTCCCAGCGCGAGCTCATGGACAGCCTGAAGCGAGGTGAGCCGCCCCCGGCGGAGCAGCTCACGCGGGCGCGCGAGCTGTGGGCGGGACAGGACACGGAGTTCCTGCTCCAGGACATGACGGACATCGTCCGGGAGTCGCTGGATGGCTCGCGGCGCATCAAGGAGATCGCCCAGGGCCTGCGCACCTTCTCCCGCGAGGAGGAGGAGCAGCCCCAGCACGTGGACCTGAACGAGGAGCTGGAGTCCACGCTGCGGATGGTCTGGAACGAGCTGAAGTACAAGTGCGAGCTCAAGCGCGACTTCGGCGAGCTGCCGCTCGTCGCCTGCTACCCCACCCAGCTCGCGCAGGTCTTCACCAACCTGCTGGTCAACGCCTCGCAGGCCATCGAGAAGTGGGGAGAGATCCGCGTCCGCACGCGGCAGGAGGGTGACGAGGTGGTGGTGAGCATCTCGGACACGGGCAAGGGAATGGACCCGGAGACACTGGCCCGGCTCGCCACCCCCTTCTTCACCACCAAGCCCCGCGGCCAGGGCACGGGGCTGGGGCTCTACGTCAGCTACGGCATCATCGCCCGGCACAAGGGGCGCGTCGAAGTGCGGAGCGAGCCGGGCAAGGGCACCACCTTCACCCTGCACCTGCCGCTCGTCCAGGAGGAGCGGCCCTCGGGCGCCATGGCCTGA
- the purF gene encoding amidophosphoribosyltransferase codes for MCGIFGIIGHPEASNLTYLGLHALQHRGQESAGIVASDGRQLRSHRQMGLVADIFGAPTLEKLPGNASIGHVRYSTAGVSQLKNAQPLSVEYAGGQMAVAHNGNLVNAKELRTSLEADGAIFQSDSDTEVVIHLIARSRQPTFEKKVIEALSKVKGAYSLLFLTQGQLVAVRDPYGFRPLVLGRLRNSYVLASETTALDLIEAEYIRELEAGEMVVIDAQGMRTSQPFVPTRLGRCIFEHVYFAKPDSVLFGTSVYETRKELGRQLAREQPAPGADLVIAVPDSGVPAAIGFSQVSGIPYDVGLIRSHYVGRTFIEPQQSIRHFGVKLKLSAVRQVLKGKRVVVVDDSIVRGTTSRKIVKMLKAAGAVEVHLRISSPPTSWPCYYGIDTPSRQELIASNHSTEEIARYVTADTLGYLSLEGLGAAVGDKERNTFCTACFSGKYLAGELSEAAAAANAKAATAASAEPNNAEAAVATGPTMPAGKQLTA; via the coding sequence ATGTGCGGCATCTTCGGAATCATCGGACATCCCGAGGCCTCGAACCTCACGTACCTGGGTCTGCACGCGCTGCAGCACCGCGGGCAGGAGTCGGCCGGCATCGTCGCGTCTGACGGGCGCCAGCTGCGCTCGCATCGGCAGATGGGGCTGGTGGCGGACATCTTCGGCGCGCCGACGCTGGAGAAGCTGCCAGGCAACGCCTCGATCGGCCACGTGCGCTACTCCACGGCGGGCGTCAGCCAGCTCAAGAACGCCCAGCCGCTGTCGGTGGAGTACGCGGGCGGGCAGATGGCCGTGGCGCACAACGGCAACCTGGTGAACGCCAAGGAGCTGCGGACGTCGCTGGAGGCCGACGGAGCCATCTTCCAGTCGGACTCGGACACCGAGGTCGTCATCCACCTCATCGCCCGCTCGCGGCAGCCCACCTTCGAGAAGAAGGTCATCGAGGCGCTGAGCAAGGTGAAGGGGGCCTACAGCCTGCTGTTCCTCACGCAGGGGCAGCTGGTGGCGGTGAGAGACCCGTACGGCTTCCGGCCGCTGGTGCTGGGGCGGCTGCGCAACAGCTACGTGCTGGCCAGCGAGACGACGGCGTTGGACCTCATCGAGGCGGAGTACATCCGCGAGCTCGAGGCCGGCGAGATGGTCGTCATCGACGCGCAGGGCATGCGCACCAGCCAGCCCTTCGTGCCGACGCGGCTGGGGCGCTGCATCTTCGAGCACGTGTACTTCGCCAAGCCGGACTCGGTGCTGTTCGGCACGAGCGTGTACGAGACGCGCAAGGAGCTGGGGCGACAGCTGGCGCGCGAGCAGCCCGCGCCGGGAGCGGACCTGGTCATCGCCGTGCCGGACTCGGGAGTGCCGGCGGCGATCGGCTTCTCGCAGGTGAGCGGGATCCCGTATGACGTGGGGCTCATCCGCAGCCACTACGTGGGGCGCACGTTCATCGAGCCGCAGCAGTCGATCCGTCACTTCGGCGTGAAGCTGAAGCTGTCGGCGGTGCGGCAGGTGCTCAAGGGCAAGCGCGTGGTGGTGGTGGACGACTCGATCGTGCGCGGCACCACGAGCCGGAAGATCGTCAAGATGCTGAAGGCGGCCGGGGCGGTGGAGGTCCACCTGCGCATCTCGTCTCCGCCGACGAGCTGGCCCTGCTACTACGGCATCGACACGCCGAGCCGGCAGGAGCTGATCGCCTCCAACCACTCGACGGAGGAGATCGCCCGCTACGTGACGGCGGACACCCTGGGCTACCTCTCGCTGGAGGGGCTGGGCGCGGCGGTGGGCGACAAGGAGCGCAACACCTTCTGCACGGCGTGCTTCTCCGGAAAGTACCTGGCCGGAGAGCTGAGCGAGGCGGCGGCTGCGGCCAACGCCAAGGCAGCAACCGCGGCGAGCGCCGAGCCGAATAACGCCGAGGCGGCGGTGGCCACGGGCCCGACGATGCCCGCGGGCAAGCAGCTCACGGCCTGA